A stretch of the Nicotiana tabacum cultivar K326 chromosome 6, ASM71507v2, whole genome shotgun sequence genome encodes the following:
- the LOC107795300 gene encoding ethylene-responsive transcription factor ERF003-like — protein MARTQQRYRGVRQRHWGSWVSEIRHPSLKTRIWLGTFETAEDAAQAYDEAARLMCGPIARTNFPYNASQSQSSRFLSSALIAKLQRCHMTSLGMPKKSGRTKLETKENQISPQIRNRGDGKMRFDMPVNEGYSQIQRESAHQFKPLEDQDIEQMIEELLDYGSIELSSVLNQ, from the exons ATGGCTCGAACACAACAACGATACCGAGGAGTCCGTCAGCGGCATTGGGGATCTTGGGTTTCCGAAATTCGTCATCCTTCATT GAAGACAAGGATATGGCTAGGAACATTTGAGACAGCAGAGGATGCTGCACAGGCATATGATGAAGCTGCAAGACTTATGTGCGGTCCAATAGCACGCACTAATTTCCCTTACAATGCCAGCCAGTCTCAATCATCAAGGTTCCTATCTTCTGCTTTGATAGCTAAACTTCAAAGATGTCACATGACATCTCTTGGCATGCCAAAAAAATCTGGAAGGACAAAGTTGGAAACTAAAGAGAATCAGATATCCCCACAAATTAGGAACAGGGGAGATGGCAAAATGCGCTTTGACATGCCAGTGAATGAGGGATATAGCCAAATTCAGAGGGAGAGTGCACACCAATTCAAGCCACTGGAGGATCAGGATATAGAGCAGATGATTGAGGAGTTGCTTGATTATGGATCTATTGAGCTGTCTTCTGTTCTCAATCAATAA